In Juglans regia cultivar Chandler chromosome 13, Walnut 2.0, whole genome shotgun sequence, the following proteins share a genomic window:
- the LOC108993350 gene encoding monooxygenase 2-like, with protein sequence MEVVEDIVIIGAGIAGLTTSLGLHKLGIRSLVLESSEGLRIKGYALTLWSNAWKALDAVGIGDSLRCRHQLLDGNVTTSVVSGLKISDISFNVKGKDGVNEVRRVKRNMLVEALAKELRSGTIRYSSKVVCIEESGFYKLVHLADGTTFKTKVLIGCDGVNSVVAKWLSLKKPSSTGRFAIRGCVDFKSSHGFAPITMHFFGNGVRFGFVPCDDNSVYWFFTWIPSSQEKDQTEDNTVKMKQLVLSKLGKIPDEVRAVVENTELDSFVPYPLRYRQPWELLWGNISKENVCVAGDALHPMTPDIGQGGCAALEDGVVLARCLAEALHKEPGGETKDRERDDQRSEIEEYERIEMGLKKFAKERKWRSIELISTAYIVGFMEQSDGKVMTFLRDKIFAAFLAGIMLKMGSFDCGKLIL encoded by the exons ATGGAAGTAGTTGAAGACATAGTGATTATAGGAGCAGGAATAGCCGGCCTTACAACATCCTTGGGACTTCACAA GTTGGGAATCCGAAGCCTGGTGTTGGAATCCTCGGAAGGATTGAGGATCAAAGGATATGCCTTGACATTATGGAGCAATGCTTGGAAGGCCTTGGATGCTGTTGGCATTGGCGATTCCCTCCGTTGTCGACATCAACTCCTTGATGG GAATGTGACGACCTCTGTAGTTTCGGGACTCAAAATTTCAGACATATCGTTTAATGTCAAAGGAAAAGA TGGAGTCAATGAAGTTCGTCGTGTCAAGAGGAATATGTTGGTGGAAGCTCTTGCAAAGGAGCTTCGGAGTGGCACCATTAGGTACTCTTCCAAGGTGGTCTGTATAGAGGAATCAGGATTCTATAAGCTTGTGCATCTTGCTGATGGAACCACCTTTAAAACAAAG GTCTTGATTGGGTGCGATGGAGTCAACTCAGTGGTGGCAAAGTGGCTGAGCTTGAAGAAACCGTCTTCTACCGGGAGATTTGCCATCAGAGGGTGTGTAGATTTCAAGTCTAGTCATGGGTTTGCGCCCATAACCATGCACTTCTTTGGGAATGGTGTCCGGTTTGGTTTTGTTCCTTGTGATGATAACTCTGTCTATTGGTTTTTCACTTGGATTCCATCCAGCCAAG AGAAAGATCAGACAGAAGATAACACAGTTAAAATGAAGCAGCTTGTATTAAGCAAGCTAGGAAAAATACCCGATGAAGTAAGGGCTGTCGTAGAAAACACTGAACTGGATAGTTTTGTCCCGTACCCACTAAGATACAGACAGCCCTGGGAACTCCTTTGGGGAAATATAAGCAAAGAAAACGTCTGTGTAGCCGGAGATGCACTCCACCCCATGACTCCAGACATTGGCCAAGGAGGCTGTGCTGCTCTGGAAGACGGCGTTGTTTTAGCCAGGTGTCTTGCGGAGGCTCTACATAAAGAACCAGGTGGGGAAACAAAAGATCGAGAGAGAGATGATCAAAGATCAGAAATAGAGGAATATGAGAGGATTGAAATGGGGTTGAAGAAGTTTGCCAAAGAGAGGAAATGGAGAAGCATTGAGCTCATTTCTACAGCCTACATTGTTGGTTTTATGGAGCAGAGTGATGGCAAAGTGATGACCTTCTTAAGGGATAAAATATTTGCTGCATTCCTGGCTGGGATCATGCTGAAGATGGGTAGTTTCGATTGTGGAAAGCTTATCCTTTGA
- the LOC108993348 gene encoding RNA-binding protein 39 isoform X1 encodes MDFDAYDYLEKTVENLEAQKDREDAVNGSGEIEKSREKDRSRRSKHRSDERDDYVERRSKRSRSEDDSHDRDLHRERGSSRQRSRSRDGERDRHRSVREHKDKERDRDRYKDREERNGKERDKDRYREPDHDRGKDKRERVRESESEREREREREGSHRSRSRSDKHQSEHDERERSHDREYKEREMERELRERDRENRRYKEKKEEGTEPEADPERDQRTVFAYQISLKANERDVYEFFSRAGKVRDVRLIMDRNSRRSKGVGYIEFYDAMSVPMAIALSGQLLLGQPVMVKPSEAEKNLVQSTTVVAGVSGGLIGPYSGGARRLYVGNLHFNMTEADLRQVFEAFGQVELVQLPLDETGHCKGFGFVQFARLEDSRNALSLNQQLEIAGRLIKVSAVTDQTGLQDIGANSGDFDDDEGGGLSLNARSRALLMQKLDRSGTASGISGSVGTPAVNGTGLTLPMAPVLGAAPVVSPGVAPLPSIPALAGLGVGLQGPIATMPTVDTIGVPSECLLLKDMFDPKIETEPDFDLDIKEDVREECSKYGNLKHIFVDKHSAGFVYLRFENTQAAAAAQRALHGRWFAGKMITATYMLPQAYETKFPDSR; translated from the exons ATGGATTTTGATGCCTACGATTATTTGGAGAAAACTGTTGAAAATCTTGAGGCCCAAAAAGACAGGGAGGATGCTGTTAATGGCAGTGGTGAAATTGAGAAGTCTAGAGAGAAAGATCGTAGTCGACGATCAAAGCATAGGAGTGATGAGAGGGATGATTATGTGGAACGACGGTCCAAGCGCTCAAGATCAGAAGATGATTCGCATGATCGTGATCTACATAGAGAGAGGGGTTCATCTCGTCAACGATCGCGGTCAAGGGATGGGGAAAGGGATCGGCACAGGAGTGTCCGGGAACATAAGGATAAGGAGAGAGATAGGGATAGATATAAGGATAGGGAGGAGAGGAACGGGAAGGAGAGAGACAAGGATAGATATAGAGAGCCGGATCATGATCGAGGCAAAGATAAAAGAGAACGTGTTCgggagagtgagagtgagagggaaagggagagagagagagagggatcgCATCGAAGCAGGAGTCGATCTGATAAGCATCAGAGTGAGCATGATGAAAGAGAGAGGAGTCATGACAGGGAGtacaaagaaagagaaatggaaaGAGAGTTGAGGGAACGAGACAGAGAAAACAG ACGatataaagagaaaaaggaggaaGGAACTGAACCAGAGGCTGATCCTGAACGGGATCAGAGGACAGTATTTGCTTACCAG ATATCTTTGAAGGCCAATGAAAGAGATGTCTATGAGTTCTTCTCAAGAGCTGGCAAG GTGCGAGACGTACGCCTTATAATGGATCGCAATTCAAGGCGTTCCAAGGGAGTTGG GTATATTGAGTTCTATGATGCAATGTCCGTCCCTATGGCTATAGCACTCTCTGGTCAGCTTCTTCTTGGTCAACCAGTTATGGTGAAGCCATCAGAAGCTGAAAAGAATCTGGTCCAGTCAACTACAGTTGTAGCTGGTGTATCTGGTGGGCTTATAGGCCCCTATTCAGGTGGGGCTCGAAGGCTTTATGTTGGTAATCTACATTTCAACATGACTGAAGCTGATCTTCGTCAG GTTTTTGAAGCATTTGGTCAAGTGGAGCTGGTGCAGTTGCCTCTTGATGAAACTGGACATTGCAAGGGTTTTGGCTTTGTCCAA TTTGCACGCCTTGAGGATTCTAGAAATGCACTGAGTCTGAATCAACAGTTGGAGATTGCGGGTCGGCTTATCAAG GTTTCAGCAGTTACTGATCAAACTGGACTGCAAGATATTGGAGCCAATTCTGGtgattttgatgatgatgaaggaGGTGGCTTG TCGCTAAATGCACGTTCTCGAGCACTTCTCATGCAGAAGTTGGATCGCAGCGGCACTGCATCTGG AATTTCTGGTTCTGTTGGCACTCCTGCTGTCAATGGCACTGGCCTTACTTTACCAATGGCTCCTGTCCTAGGGGCTGCTCCTGTGGTATCTCCAGGAGTTGCTCCCCTTCCTTCTATTCCTGCTCTTGCTGGACTTGGTGTAGGCCTTCAAGGTCCCATTGCTACCATGCCAACTGTTGATACAATAGGTGTTCCAAGCGAATGCTTATTATTGAAGGATATGTTTGATCCAAAAATTGAG ACGGAACCCGATTTCGATTTGGATATAAAAGAAGATGTTCGAGAAGAATGTTCAAAGTACGGAAATTTGAAGCATATTTTTGTAGACAA GCACAGTGCTGGTTTTGTGTACTTACGATTTGAGAACACACAAGCTGCAGCCGCTGCACAGCGTGCTCTCCATGGAAGATGGTTTGCTGGAAAGATGATTACTGCAACATACATG CTGCCCCAGGCATACGAGACTAAGTTCCCTGACAGCAGATAA
- the LOC108993348 gene encoding RNA-binding protein 39 isoform X2: MMMLLPFMIMLVSMFSLPLIASSISRRYKEKKEEGTEPEADPERDQRTVFAYQISLKANERDVYEFFSRAGKVRDVRLIMDRNSRRSKGVGYIEFYDAMSVPMAIALSGQLLLGQPVMVKPSEAEKNLVQSTTVVAGVSGGLIGPYSGGARRLYVGNLHFNMTEADLRQVFEAFGQVELVQLPLDETGHCKGFGFVQFARLEDSRNALSLNQQLEIAGRLIKVSAVTDQTGLQDIGANSGDFDDDEGGGLSLNARSRALLMQKLDRSGTASGISGSVGTPAVNGTGLTLPMAPVLGAAPVVSPGVAPLPSIPALAGLGVGLQGPIATMPTVDTIGVPSECLLLKDMFDPKIETEPDFDLDIKEDVREECSKYGNLKHIFVDKHSAGFVYLRFENTQAAAAAQRALHGRWFAGKMITATYMLPQAYETKFPDSR; the protein is encoded by the exons ATGATGATGCTGTTACCATTTATGATTATGTTGGTCTCAATGTTTTCATTACCTTTAATTGCCTCGTCTATATCCAG ACGatataaagagaaaaaggaggaaGGAACTGAACCAGAGGCTGATCCTGAACGGGATCAGAGGACAGTATTTGCTTACCAG ATATCTTTGAAGGCCAATGAAAGAGATGTCTATGAGTTCTTCTCAAGAGCTGGCAAG GTGCGAGACGTACGCCTTATAATGGATCGCAATTCAAGGCGTTCCAAGGGAGTTGG GTATATTGAGTTCTATGATGCAATGTCCGTCCCTATGGCTATAGCACTCTCTGGTCAGCTTCTTCTTGGTCAACCAGTTATGGTGAAGCCATCAGAAGCTGAAAAGAATCTGGTCCAGTCAACTACAGTTGTAGCTGGTGTATCTGGTGGGCTTATAGGCCCCTATTCAGGTGGGGCTCGAAGGCTTTATGTTGGTAATCTACATTTCAACATGACTGAAGCTGATCTTCGTCAG GTTTTTGAAGCATTTGGTCAAGTGGAGCTGGTGCAGTTGCCTCTTGATGAAACTGGACATTGCAAGGGTTTTGGCTTTGTCCAA TTTGCACGCCTTGAGGATTCTAGAAATGCACTGAGTCTGAATCAACAGTTGGAGATTGCGGGTCGGCTTATCAAG GTTTCAGCAGTTACTGATCAAACTGGACTGCAAGATATTGGAGCCAATTCTGGtgattttgatgatgatgaaggaGGTGGCTTG TCGCTAAATGCACGTTCTCGAGCACTTCTCATGCAGAAGTTGGATCGCAGCGGCACTGCATCTGG AATTTCTGGTTCTGTTGGCACTCCTGCTGTCAATGGCACTGGCCTTACTTTACCAATGGCTCCTGTCCTAGGGGCTGCTCCTGTGGTATCTCCAGGAGTTGCTCCCCTTCCTTCTATTCCTGCTCTTGCTGGACTTGGTGTAGGCCTTCAAGGTCCCATTGCTACCATGCCAACTGTTGATACAATAGGTGTTCCAAGCGAATGCTTATTATTGAAGGATATGTTTGATCCAAAAATTGAG ACGGAACCCGATTTCGATTTGGATATAAAAGAAGATGTTCGAGAAGAATGTTCAAAGTACGGAAATTTGAAGCATATTTTTGTAGACAA GCACAGTGCTGGTTTTGTGTACTTACGATTTGAGAACACACAAGCTGCAGCCGCTGCACAGCGTGCTCTCCATGGAAGATGGTTTGCTGGAAAGATGATTACTGCAACATACATG CTGCCCCAGGCATACGAGACTAAGTTCCCTGACAGCAGATAA
- the LOC108993349 gene encoding translation initiation factor IF3-1, mitochondrial, producing the protein MAFWCRISRFKPKHFSHHIQRHYLGIPNGAPTYSNAKHTDRRIVENPYWVNHVGPSSFCNNVRFFAAPVQAKPKEKKDTSGPRLNEQIIASVIRLVTEEGHEKLSRHEALERARKLKLDLVEVQRNADPPVCRLMDFHREKYKQQLKEKDRAKTKSDVNLRKGDCKEVRFSGKTELKDLKMKAEQIKRLMERGYRVKCRAMGKEDQDLGGLLSRLSALIEDVSIVESGPSVRETEAHVIVRHVKFGPSKKGGGKKSKVVGDKNAKVQMVTTAPGAVNSIDPIEELSSAESETEEGNFSDEDLPIDKNLEDDKNCWSVDGATDDFDKVFQFGGDVNGATLGSTDKQLRTAQKTASPLSDINISDTLRSTPPPEFMQTYQVPSSPQGQNRYKRSEPRNQFPSPRQVDNRGPEMRDSMGPDLQFPNQRRQPPLDANFSPAVPESSKVSIDASEFRNSRLPLDSMPKRVPSPPGTPNATAPGYGIFSAPNAPGRRVAGAELQGKREGNPHDSLRNPGTRGVSPNTNLSNLNSGDTQRPDLDKGGTKGWGVFSRENSNAMTNQTSKPN; encoded by the exons ATGGCATTTTGGTGTAGAATTAGCCGCTTCAAGCCAAAGCACTTCTCACATCATATTCAAAGACATTACCTTGGCATCCCAAATGGTGCTCCTACCTATTCAAACGCGAAGCACACCGACCGACGTATCGTGGAAAATCCATATTGGGTAAATCACGTCGGACCCAGTAGCTTTTGCAACAATGTCAGGTTTTTCGCTGCACCAGTTCAG GCAAAGCCGAAGGAAAAGAAGGACACGAGTGGGCCGCGTTTGAATGAACAAATCATAGCATCAGTTATTAGGCTTGTGACAGAGGAAG GGCACGAAAAACTCTCAAGGCATGAAGCACTCGAACGTGCCAGGAAGCTCAAACTTGATTTAGTGGAG GTTCAAAGAAATGCTGATCCACCTGTCTGTAGACTCATGGATTTCCACAGAGAAAAGTACAAACAACAGTTAAAGGAAAAAGACCGTGCTAAAACCAAG TCTGATGTGAATTTGCGAAAAGGAGACTGCAAAGAAGTTCGCTTTTCAGGGAAAACA GAGTTAAAGGACTTAAAGATGAAAGCAGAGCAAATTAAAAGATTGATGGAGCGTGGTTACCGGGTCAAG TGCAGGGCCATGGGTAAAGAAGATCAGGACTTGGGAGGATTGCTATCTCGTCTCTCTGCTTTG ATTGAAGATGTATCAATTGTTGAAAGTGGACCATCAGTGAGAGAAACAGAGGCACATGTGATAGTGAGGCATGTTAAATTTGGCCCATCCAAGAAAGGGGGTGGGAAAAAATCGAAGGTTGTAGGGGATAAAAATGCCAAGGTTCAGATGGTTACCACTGCACCAGGAGCTGTTAATTCCATTGATCCCATTGAAGAACTTAGTTCTGCTGAATCAGAAACTGAGGAAGGTAACTTTTCTGATGAAGACCTGCCTATAGATAAAAATCTTGAAGATGATAAGAATTGCTGGTCAGTGGATGGTGCTACTGATGACTTTGACAAAGTGTTCCAGTTTGGTGGTGATGTGAATGGTGCAACTTTGGGTTCTACCGATAAACAATTGAGAACTGCTCAAAAAACTGCCTCTCCTTTGTCagatattaatatttcagaCACTTTGCGCTCTACTCCACCACCTGAGTTTATGCAAACATATCAAGTACCATCCTCCCCACAAGGACAAAATAGGTACAAAAGAAGTGAGCCAAGGAATCAGTTTCCATCACCAAGACAAGTTGATAATAGGGGTCCAGAGATGAGAGACTCAATGGGGCCAGACCTCCAATTTCCAAATCAAAGAAGGCAGCCCCCACTGGATGCGAATTTCTCTCCAGCAGTACCAGAAAGCAGTAAAGTCAGCATTGATGCTTCTGAATTCAGAAACTCAAGGCTTCCTCTAGATAGCATGCCCAAGCGAGTACCAAGTCCCCCTGGCACTCCCAATGCCACAGCACCCGGTTATGGCATTTTTAGTGCTCCAAATGCTCCTGGGAGGCGAGTTGCAGGTGCAGAACTTCAAGGGAAAAGGGAAGGAAATCCCCATGATTCCTTAAGGAATCCGGGCACAAGAGGGGTATCACCAAATACGAACTTGTCCAATTTAAATTCTGGTGACACCCAAAGGCCAGACCTTGACAAGGGTGGGACGAAGGGATGGGGAGTATTTAGTCGAGAAAACTCGAATGCGATGACAAACCAGACATCTAAGCCAAACTGA